The Streptomyces laurentii region TCCCGCAACCTGGACATCCCCATCGGCGCGATCGCCCGGTACGTGCTGGCCCGATGGGCCACCGGGGGCAGCGGCGGGCTGCTCGAGATCGGGCCGGTGATGGTGCACCGGCTGTGGGCCCCGGTCGAGGAGGCGGAGCGGGAGGGGACCGACGAGGAGCGGCTGCGCGCCTACCACCAGCTGCGGCAGATGCTGTCCTGGCTCAAGCTCCCCCTCGACGACCCGACCGTCTATCCGCCGCAGGCCGAGGACCGGACGGAGGACAACACACCGGACCCGGCGGAGGACGGGACGCCGGGCCACCGGTCGGAGTACGGGACACCGGACCGGAACTGACGGATCGGGCGCGGCCGGCCCGTGCCGGCCGGGCGTTCGACCGCGTCTTCTCCACAGTCGTACACAGCCGCCGGCGGACCTCACCGGGCGGCCGCACGCCCCCTGCCCGAGCGCATGCCACTCTCACGGAGGCGAAGACAACCGTGCACGATTCCAGCCACTACGATCACGTCGTCCTCATCTCGATCGACACGCTCCGCAGCGACGCGCTGTCGGCGCATCCGCATCCGCTCTGGCCGCACACATACAAGAACGCGCACGCGGTGCGTACCACACTTCTGGACGAACTCGCGCGTGACGGCGCCTATTTCCCGAACACCATCAGCGCCGCCCCGTACACGGCCGCTTCGCACGGCGCGATATTCACCGGCCAATATCCGTTGCACAACGGACTGCACGAATTCTATAACGGGTCACTGCGCGCTCCTTCGGTGTTCACCTATGGCCGCCGGGCCGGCCGCAGCACGATCCTGAAGGTCGACTTCCCCATCATCCTCGGCCCCGAACTCGGCTTCACCCGGGACGTCGACACCTACCTGGTCGAGGAGGACGACGCCTTCATCGACGCGGTGGCGGCCGCCGAATCCACCCTGGCCTGCGCCCACTTCGGCGCGGTGCACCTGCCGTACGGGTTCCACAATCTGACCTTCGGCGGGGACGCGTACCGGGCCAAGGTCGCCGAGCTGGAGGAGGGACTGCCGCAGGCGCTCCCGTTCGTCGACCGGCTGGTCGAGAGCTACCGGGGCCCGGAGGACACCGAGCTGCTGATGCGCTACAAGCGGGTGGCCACCCATCTGCACGCGGAGAAGCAGTACGACCGCCTCTTCCAGCTCTACCTGGACGGTGTCGAGCACTTCCTCGCCACTCGCCTGACCTCGTTCCTGGAGCGGCTGAGGGAGCGGGTCGCGGCCACCGGCAAGCGGATGCTCCTGGTGCTCTTCGCCGACCACGGCGAGGAGTTCGACGAGCAGACCAACGGCCACTTCAACTCGATGGCGGAGGGGGTGCTGCGGGTCCCGCTGATCATCGCCGGGGACGGCGTCGTCCCGGGAACGCACGAGCAGCGGATCCGGACGGTCGACATCGCCCCCACCGTCATGGAGCTGTCCGGTGTCCCGGCGCCCGCCACCGGTGTCTTCGACGGCAGGTCGCTGGCCGGGGTCGTCCGGGGGAAGGAGGCGCCCGACGGCGACGCCCCCGCGCTCGCCGAGTCCTACAACGCCGAGCTCAACGACTTCATCGCCTTCCAGGAAAGGCAGTTGAGCGGCCGCCCGCCGGGGCCCCTCCCGCACTTCCTCGTCGGGCACACGGCCTACCTCGGCGACCGCCGGGTGGTACGGATGTTCCGGCACTACTCCGATGGGTTCCAGCGGGCGGCCCGGCAGGACCACACCTGGGTGGAGCGGTTCGACGACTCCCGGGTGCCCCACCGTGACCCGCACGACGACGGGGCCGACCTGCTGGCGATGCTCGACGACTACCGCAGCGCGCTGCGCCGGCCGGAGCAGGTGCCCTTCACCGAGGAGATACGAGCCCAACTGCGCTCCCTGGGCTACTCGGTGTGAGCGGGAGGGAAGCGATGTCCACGGACTCCCGGGCCTCCCCTCCCCCGGCCCTGCCCAGTACCCTCGGCGGCACCGGATGGACGCCGCGCCCGGCCGGCCACCGGGCCGAGGTCGCGGCGGGCGGCATCTGGTCGCGGTGCGGCTACCGTTCCGAGGTGGCGCCCCTGCGCGCGGTCCTGCTCGCCCGGCCACCGGACAGCCTCGCCTCCGTCGCCGACGACCCCCGCGCCCACCTGATGACCGAGCCGGTCGATCTCGGGCGGCTGCGCGCCGAGACGGAGGCGGTGGCCGAGGCGTACCGCGCCCACGGCGTGACCGTACGCCTGGCGGCCCCGCCGCCCTCCTGCCCGCCCAACGTGATCTTCCAGCGGGATCTGTTCCTGGTGACGCCCGAGGGGGCCGTGCTGGGGCGCACCGCGTCGGCGCAGCGGGCGGGCGAGGAGCGGTACGCGGCGGCGGCGCTGGCCGAGGCCGGCATCCCGGTGCTGCACACCGTCCGGGGCGAGGCCACGTTCGAAGGGGCCGACGCGCTCTGGGTGGACGAGCGCACCGTCCTGGTCGGCAGCGGCTTCCGTACCAACGAGGCGGGCGTCCGCGCCGTCCGGGAGGTGCTGGCCGAGCAGGGCGCCGAGGTGGTGCCGGTGCCGCTCGGGCCCGGTGTCCAGCATCTGCTGGGCGCGTTGATGCTCGTCGACCACCGCCGGGCCCTGCTGAACACGCGTGCGGTCGGGGACCGGCTGCGCGGCCTGCTACGCGCGCTGGACTACGACCTGCTGGAGTTCGGGCCCGACGAGGAAGTGGTGCGCGGCCGGAGCCTGAACGTGGTGACGCTGCGGCCCGGGCACGTGCTGATGCCCGCCGGCCGCCCCCGCACCCGGCGCCGGCTGGAGACGGCCGGCATCGAGGTGTCGGAGGTGGGAGTGGGCGAGTACGTGAAGGCCGCGGGCGCGCTCGGCTGCCTCACCGGAATCCTGCACCGAGAGGCGGACGGGGAGGTCTGACCCGGCACCCCGCGCCCGGCTCAGCCTTCGACCAGTGGCTTTCCTCGCTGCTCATGGGGGTCGGCGAGGAGGTCGTACACGTCGACCGCCTCGCCGCCGACGTGCCAGATCACCTTCCGCCGGTCCCCCTCCTCGCTGAGCCGCACCGCCTTGAGCGGCAGCAGGTCCGGGTACTCGCCCGACTGACGGCGCTCCTCCGGGTAGTACGTCTCGCTGTACGCCGGCCGGGACGGCCCCGACCCGGCGGCGAGGTGACCGGCCAGGGACTCGCCGTCCGTCTCGATCTTCGGCAGCCCCAGCAGGTCGAGCACGGTGGGGGCGATGTCCACCAGCCGGACCTGACTGGTGATCTCCGTGCCCCTCGGCAGCCCGGGGCCGCACACGATCAACGGCACGTGCTGGGTGGTGTCGAACAGCAGACAGCCGTGGCCCTCCTCGTAGGGATGCCCGAGCTCGCCCGCGTGGTCGTTGGGGTACCAGCCGGCCAGGTCCTCGCCGTGGTCGGAGAAGAGCACCACCAGCGTGTCGTCGAGGGAGTGTCCCGACTCCTCCACCCGGCCGAGGAGTCGGCGGAGGTAGTGGTCGCTGTACGCCACCTCTCCCTCGTACGGGTTGTCGACGTCGGCGCCCACGTCCTCGGGCGGCTCGTATGGCCAGTGGGCGTCGAAGAAGTGGGCGAAGAGGAAGAACGGACGCTCCCCCTGGGAGGACAGCCAGGCTGCCGCCCGTTCGGTCACCAGGGGCGCCCGCTTGAGAGCGAGGCCGCGCAGCTTGACGTCCGGGACGGTCAACGGGTCGCTGCCGTCGGGGAGTCTCGGGATCTCGTCGTCGTAGAAGTCGAACCCCCGGTCCAGGCCGTACCAGCGGTTCAGCCCGGGGCAGGAGACCACGGCGCCGGTGGCGTAGCCGGCCGCGCGCAATTGCTCAGCGAGCGTGGTCACCCCGGGGTTCAGCGTCTCCCGCAGCAGATGGCGGATGCCGTGTCCGGCGGGCTGCCGTCCGGTGAACACGCTGGCGTGACTGATCGGAGTGAGAGGAGAGGAGGAGATGGCCTGTCGAAACGTCACCCCGGCCGAGCGCAGGGATTCGATACCCGCCATCTTCCCCGAGTAGGCGACATCGGCGCGCAGTGTGTCGAGGGACACGAGCAGCACATTCCGCATGGGACTTCCTTCCTGGCGCGTGGGGCCGGGGCGCTCCGGGCCGCTGCGCGATTACCGCCGGGGAGCGGAGCTGACAAGACGTCCGACACGGTGCGGCCGCGACGGAACCCGAGCGGCGTGAATCCGACGGTCGGTCTGCCTCCCCGGTGGTGGACCGGGCGAAAAAGCGATAGGAAGCTGTTTGCATCCGGCTCGCGCGTATCGAATGCAGCACACCTCCCCCACAGCGCACATCGACTATTCAGCGGCCCTCGTTGCACCGACAGCCGGTAATCCTGTGCGGGGCGATCCATTCCTGCGTAATCGAGGATTCGAGGATCTTGTGGCGAGTGAAGAGAACCGCACCCCCGTACCTTCGGATGACGTTCACCTGATTCCGGTGACCGATCTGGTCGACGCCGACTCTCCTCGGCTCCGGGGGGAAAGCATCGAGCACATCGAGTTGCTTCTGACCTCGCACGCCGAACTGCCGCCCATCCTGGTCCACCGTCAGACCATGCGGGTCATCGACGGGATGCACCGGCTGCGGGTGGCGGCGCTGCGCGGCCAGCGGGACATAGCGGTCCGGTTCTTCGACGGGCCCGACGCGGACGCGTTCATCCTCGCCGTCAGCACCAATGTGTCCCACGGGCTGCCGCTCAGCCTCTCGGACCGCACCGCCGCCGCCGAGCGCATCGTGACGCACAGCCCCCAGCTGTCGGACCGGTCGATCGCCTCCTCCACCGGGCTGTCCCCGAAGACGGTAGCGGCCATCCGCAGGCGTACAAACCCCGACCGTCCCCAGTTGAACGCCCGTGTCGGCCGGGACGGCCGGGTCCGTCCCATCGACTCCGGCGACGGGCGCCGGCACGCGGCCCGGATCATGCGGGCGAACCCCGACGCCTCGCTGCGGGCGGTGGCCAAGGCGGCCGGCATCTCGCTGGGCACCGCGCACGACGTCCGCGAGCGGCTGCGCGAAGGCCAGGATCCGGTGCCCGCCCATCGCCGCGCCCCCCGTGCGGGCACGGGGGGCGCGAACCAGGAGGCGTCCTGCCGGCGGGCCGGGGTCTGCCCGCACGTGAGCCCGCCTCCGTATCCGGACCGGGACACGGCCCTGCGGAATCTCCGGCAGGATCCGTCGATGCGTTTCTCCGGCACCGGACGCATGCTGCTCCGGCTTCTCACCGCGCAGGCCCTGGACAATGAGAATTGGGCAAAACTGATCGACCATGTGCCGCCCCACCGGGCCGACGCCATTGCCGCGCTGGCGCTGGACTTCGCCCGATCGTGGCAGGAGTTCGCGGAACGGCTCCAAAGGCGGGTCACCCACGTTTAACGGCGCGCACTCCGTATCGCCCGGACGGGGAGGCCCTTTACGGCCTCAACACCCTGTGTCATGGTGGGGAACACCCTGCGGCCGTGACCTTTTCCCGTGATCTTCCGGTGCGCGTACGACAGATACGAGTCGCAGGAGCGATCCACCCTCGCACGTTCTCACCCTGAAAGGGTTTGTTCATGGCGCGTAAATCCCTCGCGTTGGAACTGTATGCGAACGCCGATGACGCGACAGACCGGCAGTACATCGATCAAATGCGTCAGCAGGACGTCACACCGGTCCCGACGGACCCGTCCCTCCCGCGTTTCACTCTGCTCGTCGGCCCTTCTCCTTTCACCATGCCGCGCGGCTGGGAGTTCTTCCTGACCTCGCCCTACGAGGGGGCCACGTACATCTCGACGGTGCTGCACAACGCGGGCTATCCGGTCCGGATCGTCGACGTCCGCTACGACCTGGACCCGCTGAAGTCCGCGTACGACCAGATCGTCGGGCAGACCGACGTCCTGGGGGTGTGCACCTTCGAGGACAACTTCCCCTTCTGCCGGGAGCTGATGGCGAAGGTCAAGGAGGCCGAGCCCGAGGTGCCGATCCTCTGCGGCGGATCGCTGGTCACCTCGGTGCCGCACATCTTCATGGAGGAGACCGCCTGCGACATCGCGGTCATCAGCGAGGGCGAACTCACCATCCTGGAGCTGATGGAAAGTCACGCCGCCGGCCGCTGGAGCGAGGACCTGCCGAGGATCAAGGGCATCTGCTACCGGGATCCCGAGGGCCGCGCCAAGCGCACCCCCGCCCGCGGCCAGATGATGGACCTGGACGCGCTGCCCCGGATGCGGCTGGACCTGTGGCCGCAGGCGCAGAGCCCGATGGGCCTGCAGCCGCAGATCATCTCCTCGTACAGCCGCGGCTGCAAGATGGACTGTTCCTTCTGCTACCGCACGACTCCCCAGGTCAGGGCCAAGTCGCCGGAGAAGATGGACCGCGACATGGCCTGGCTGAAGAGCCAGTACCACATCGACTTCAGCTTCTTCGTCGATCTGACCTTCAGCTCGCACCGCGGGCAGACCCTGGAGATCTGCGACGTCATCAAGGACCACGACATCCGGTGGACCTGTCTGACGCGGTGCGCCGACATGGACGAGCCGCGGATCAACGCGATGCGCGACTCCGGGTGCGACATCGTCCTCTACGGCGTCGAGTCGCTGGGCAAGGACGTGCTGCGCGAGGCCAGGAAGGGCAGCAGCGAGAACCTGACGGTGCGGGCGATGCGCACCACCTTCGACGCCGGCGTCCGGTTCGGCTCGCTGCTGATCGTGGGGCTGCCCAACGAGAGCGAGGAATCGCTGGGCCACATGGTGGAGTTCGCCGAGACGTACAACCACGTCACCCGCGTGAAGTACCTGTCGGCGATGCCCGGCACCACGGTCTACCAGCAGGCGGTCGCCGCCGGGACGATCCGCTCGGAGATCGACCACCTGAACTGGCTGTCGGTCGAACAGGCCCTGCACGAGGACGAGTTCCTCAACGTCAGCGGGCTGCCGGAGCAGACCTGCCGGGACGCGTACAAGCGCATCTACGACGCCTACCAGCCGGGCCCGGTCATGGACTTCCGGCACTACCCGGAGAACTTCCAGTACTTCCACCCGCAGCCCGACGACGGCTCGGAACGCTCGACCTCCTACGGCGGGACGAAGTGGCGTACCGACTGGAGCTCCGCGGCCGGCCCGCTGGTC contains the following coding sequences:
- a CDS encoding Fe-S oxidoreductase (B12 binding domain (B12-BD). Most of the members bind different cobalamid derivates, like B12 (adenosylcobamide) or methylcobalamin or methyl-Co(III) 5-hydroxybenzimidazolylcobamide. This domain is found in several enzymes, such as glutamate mutase; cl00293;~B12 binding site [chemical binding];~Elongator protein 3, MiaB family, Radical SAM; smart00729;~Fe-S oxidoreductase [Streptomyces griseus subsp. griseus NBRC13350];~FeS/SAM binding site;~Radical SAM superfamily. Enzymes ofthis family generate radicals by combining a 4Fe-4S cluster and S-adenosylmethionine (SAM) in close proximity. They are characterized by aconserved CxxxCxxC motif, which coordinates the conserved iron-sulfur cluster; cd01335;~identified by MetaGeneAnnotator; putative), translated to MARKSLALELYANADDATDRQYIDQMRQQDVTPVPTDPSLPRFTLLVGPSPFTMPRGWEFFLTSPYEGATYISTVLHNAGYPVRIVDVRYDLDPLKSAYDQIVGQTDVLGVCTFEDNFPFCRELMAKVKEAEPEVPILCGGSLVTSVPHIFMEETACDIAVISEGELTILELMESHAAGRWSEDLPRIKGICYRDPEGRAKRTPARGQMMDLDALPRMRLDLWPQAQSPMGLQPQIISSYSRGCKMDCSFCYRTTPQVRAKSPEKMDRDMAWLKSQYHIDFSFFVDLTFSSHRGQTLEICDVIKDHDIRWTCLTRCADMDEPRINAMRDSGCDIVLYGVESLGKDVLREARKGSSENLTVRAMRTTFDAGVRFGSLLIVGLPNESEESLGHMVEFAETYNHVTRVKYLSAMPGTTVYQQAVAAGTIRSEIDHLNWLSVEQALHEDEFLNVSGLPEQTCRDAYKRIYDAYQPGPVMDFRHYPENFQYFHPQPDDGSERSTSYGGTKWRTDWSSAAGPLVPLSDRFTLDKCADPEVAAAGSSLMDCGAKQMADTVSPDAP
- a CDS encoding hypothetical protein (identified by MetaGeneAnnotator; putative;~sequence version:1); the encoded protein is MDEEVAGDVWTGPDGDEVVRLRRWKGDWAANDPHANFKSDVVGYGLLDPLETLRGMSRNLDIPIGAIARYVLARWATGGSGGLLEIGPVMVHRLWAPVEEAEREGTDEERLRAYHQLRQMLSWLKLPLDDPTVYPPQAEDRTEDNTPDPAEDGTPGHRSEYGTPDRN
- a CDS encoding transcriptional regulator protein (identified by MetaGeneAnnotator; putative;~sequence version:1), with protein sequence MASEENRTPVPSDDVHLIPVTDLVDADSPRLRGESIEHIELLLTSHAELPPILVHRQTMRVIDGMHRLRVAALRGQRDIAVRFFDGPDADAFILAVSTNVSHGLPLSLSDRTAAAERIVTHSPQLSDRSIASSTGLSPKTVAAIRRRTNPDRPQLNARVGRDGRVRPIDSGDGRRHAARIMRANPDASLRAVAKAAGISLGTAHDVRERLREGQDPVPAHRRAPRAGTGGANQEASCRRAGVCPHVSPPPYPDRDTALRNLRQDPSMRFSGTGRMLLRLLTAQALDNENWAKLIDHVPPHRADAIAALALDFARSWQEFAERLQRRVTHV
- a CDS encoding sulfatase (identified by MetaGeneAnnotator; putative;~sequence version:1), which translates into the protein MHDSSHYDHVVLISIDTLRSDALSAHPHPLWPHTYKNAHAVRTTLLDELARDGAYFPNTISAAPYTAASHGAIFTGQYPLHNGLHEFYNGSLRAPSVFTYGRRAGRSTILKVDFPIILGPELGFTRDVDTYLVEEDDAFIDAVAAAESTLACAHFGAVHLPYGFHNLTFGGDAYRAKVAELEEGLPQALPFVDRLVESYRGPEDTELLMRYKRVATHLHAEKQYDRLFQLYLDGVEHFLATRLTSFLERLRERVAATGKRMLLVLFADHGEEFDEQTNGHFNSMAEGVLRVPLIIAGDGVVPGTHEQRIRTVDIAPTVMELSGVPAPATGVFDGRSLAGVVRGKEAPDGDAPALAESYNAELNDFIAFQERQLSGRPPGPLPHFLVGHTAYLGDRRVVRMFRHYSDGFQRAARQDHTWVERFDDSRVPHRDPHDDGADLLAMLDDYRSALRRPEQVPFTEEIRAQLRSLGYSV
- a CDS encoding amidinotransferase (identified by MetaGeneAnnotator; putative;~sequence version:1); this encodes MSTDSRASPPPALPSTLGGTGWTPRPAGHRAEVAAGGIWSRCGYRSEVAPLRAVLLARPPDSLASVADDPRAHLMTEPVDLGRLRAETEAVAEAYRAHGVTVRLAAPPPSCPPNVIFQRDLFLVTPEGAVLGRTASAQRAGEERYAAAALAEAGIPVLHTVRGEATFEGADALWVDERTVLVGSGFRTNEAGVRAVREVLAEQGAEVVPVPLGPGVQHLLGALMLVDHRRALLNTRAVGDRLRGLLRALDYDLLEFGPDEEVVRGRSLNVVTLRPGHVLMPAGRPRTRRRLETAGIEVSEVGVGEYVKAAGALGCLTGILHREADGEV
- a CDS encoding arylsulfatase (Arylsulfatase A and related enzymes [Inorganic ion transport andmetabolism]; COG3119;~Sulfatase; pfam00884;~arylsulfatase [Streptomyces griseus subsp. griseus NBRC13350];~identified by MetaGeneAnnotator; putative), encoding MRNVLLVSLDTLRADVAYSGKMAGIESLRSAGVTFRQAISSSPLTPISHASVFTGRQPAGHGIRHLLRETLNPGVTTLAEQLRAAGYATGAVVSCPGLNRWYGLDRGFDFYDDEIPRLPDGSDPLTVPDVKLRGLALKRAPLVTERAAAWLSSQGERPFFLFAHFFDAHWPYEPPEDVGADVDNPYEGEVAYSDHYLRRLLGRVEESGHSLDDTLVVLFSDHGEDLAGWYPNDHAGELGHPYEEGHGCLLFDTTQHVPLIVCGPGLPRGTEITSQVRLVDIAPTVLDLLGLPKIETDGESLAGHLAAGSGPSRPAYSETYYPEERRQSGEYPDLLPLKAVRLSEEGDRRKVIWHVGGEAVDVYDLLADPHEQRGKPLVEG